The genomic segment TCCACCTTGTTGTCCGCGAGGTTCCCAAGGTGAGATGGGCGATACGTCTGGTTGACAGTGCCGCAGCCACCTGCGACAGCCAGCACGGCCAAACTCACAATTGTAGACCTAATCAGCATCAAATGAGCTCTAAGCATGTCCCGTGCCAAAATGCCCCGAATTCGAAAAAAATGGCTAATAAATCGTTCTACCAGCCTGCCCGAATTGAGCTTCCTTTTTCAAAAATCGTATTTTTTTGCACAACTGCGAATAGGGAAAGAGGGAATGCTTTCGAACTCACCTGACCCGATGGGATGCCCTCACAAGATGGCGAGTAGGATGATGGCGAAAAACTTTCCTGTGTGAAATCGCGTTCGAGTATCTCTCGCTCAATGTGCCGCCGTGAAACGACGCCTTCGGCGCCTACATCGAGTGCGGCAGCAGCGGGGAGATGGCGCGGGCGGCGTTGGAATCGACGGGGAGACGCAGGGCATGAATTGCGGTCGAGCTGAACGGTAGCGGCGTAGGGGCCGGGATCGATTCTCGGGTCGCTTCCGCTTCTTCGGCGTTAGCTGTGCCGCGCACGTCGGCCCATGTGATCAGTTCCAGACGGCCGTCGTGATGTTCGACCAACGAGGTGCAACTCTCCACCCAGTCGCCGTCGTTGCAATACTCGATCTCATGAATGCGCCGGATCTCCGCACGGTGGATGTGGCCGCACACGATGCCGTCACAACGCTGCTTCCGGGCGTGCTCGGCCAGGGCGTTTTCGAAATCGCTGACGAATTTGCAGGCATTTTTTACCTTGTATTTGAGGAAAGCCGCCAGCGACCAGTAGGGAAGCCCCATCGCTCTTCGAATGACGTTGAACCAATGGTTCAAAATGAGCGCGGCGTCATATGCACGCGAACCCAGCAGGGCCAGCCATTTGTTGTATTTGACCACGCCATCGAATTCATCGCCATGCAGAACGAGCAGGCGCCGCCCGTCAGCCGTCGTGTGGATCACTTCTTTTTTGATCGCGATGTGACCGAACTCGAGGTCAACGAAATGGTGCATGAATTCATCATGATTGCCGGGCAGATAGACGACCTTGGCCCCTTTCCGGGCTTT from the Kiritimatiellia bacterium genome contains:
- a CDS encoding UDP-2,3-diacylglucosamine diphosphatase → MKAKAPVTTFRTIWLSDIHLGTRGCKAHALLDFLRHHDAEYIYLVGDIFDGWALRKSWYWSQEFNDVVQKLLRKARKGAKVVYLPGNHDEFMHHFVDLEFGHIAIKKEVIHTTADGRRLLVLHGDEFDGVVKYNKWLALLGSRAYDAALILNHWFNVIRRAMGLPYWSLAAFLKYKVKNACKFVSDFENALAEHARKQRCDGIVCGHIHRAEIRRIHEIEYCNDGDWVESCTSLVEHHDGRLELITWADVRGTANAEEAEATRESIPAPTPLPFSSTAIHALRLPVDSNAARAISPLLPHSM